From one Suricata suricatta isolate VVHF042 chromosome 8, meerkat_22Aug2017_6uvM2_HiC, whole genome shotgun sequence genomic stretch:
- the LOC115299173 gene encoding uncharacterized protein LOC115299173 isoform X6 produces MCYGHRAGCWGYKQTEMRCRPCPQEIHPLVEERVKQVIVTMHAEKVKSRKRGLTRSQIFLYLVLEHVASVTGRKVHFQGTLRPDVSRGPAERNPSLRGGCTSGQEATQQSSKQPWTHRSPCLPLLP; encoded by the exons ATGTGTTATGGGCACCGAGCAGGGTGCTGGGGATATAAACAGACTGAGATGAGATGTAGACCCTGCCCTCAAGAAATCCACCCTTTAGTGGAGGAGAGAGTTAAACAGGTCATTGTGACCATGCATGCGGAAAAAGTAAAG TCCAGAAAGAGAGGCCTCACCAGAAGCCAAATTTTCCTGTACCTTGTTCTTGAACATGTAGCCTCTGTAACTGGGAGAAA GGTTCACTTTCAAGGGACTTTGAGGCCTGATGTGTCCCGGGGTCCTGCAGAAAGAAATCCTTCTCTGAGAGGGGGATGTACTTCGGGCCAAGAGGCTACCCAGCAGTCTTCAAAGCAGCCTTGGACGCACAG GTCTCCATGTCTCCCATTGTTGCCATGA
- the LOC115299173 gene encoding uncharacterized protein LOC115299173 isoform X5: protein MCYGHRAGCWGYKQTEMRCRPCPQEIHPLVEERVKQVIVTMHAEKVKSRKRGLTRSQIFLYLVLEHVASVTGRKVHFQGTLRPDVSRGPAERNPSLRGGCTSGQEATQQSSKQPWTHRERPDTHTEERCMRRGPSASQGARSQKKPNLLTPRS, encoded by the exons ATGTGTTATGGGCACCGAGCAGGGTGCTGGGGATATAAACAGACTGAGATGAGATGTAGACCCTGCCCTCAAGAAATCCACCCTTTAGTGGAGGAGAGAGTTAAACAGGTCATTGTGACCATGCATGCGGAAAAAGTAAAG TCCAGAAAGAGAGGCCTCACCAGAAGCCAAATTTTCCTGTACCTTGTTCTTGAACATGTAGCCTCTGTAACTGGGAGAAA GGTTCACTTTCAAGGGACTTTGAGGCCTGATGTGTCCCGGGGTCCTGCAGAAAGAAATCCTTCTCTGAGAGGGGGATGTACTTCGGGCCAAGAGGCTACCCAGCAGTCTTCAAAGCAGCCTTGGACGCACAG AGAGagaccagacacacacacagaggaaagatgtATGAGAAGAGGGccgtctgcaagccaaggagcGAGGTCGCAGAAGAAACCAAATCTACTGACCCCTAGATCTTGA
- the LOC115299173 gene encoding uncharacterized protein LOC115299173 isoform X2, with amino-acid sequence MCYGHRAGCWGYKQTEMRCRPCPQEIHPLVEERVKQVIVTMHAEKVKSRKRGLTRSQIFLYLVLEHVASVTGRKVHFQGTLRPDVSRGPAERNPSLRGGCTSGQEATQQSSKQPWTHRAHASNEIGDVETFCVSSGSVPIRGRRGLPPMICSWAGGSGLGETEASLAHRSFSIWKLGSSIERPDTHTEERCMRRGPSASQGARSQKKPNLLTPRS; translated from the exons ATGTGTTATGGGCACCGAGCAGGGTGCTGGGGATATAAACAGACTGAGATGAGATGTAGACCCTGCCCTCAAGAAATCCACCCTTTAGTGGAGGAGAGAGTTAAACAGGTCATTGTGACCATGCATGCGGAAAAAGTAAAG TCCAGAAAGAGAGGCCTCACCAGAAGCCAAATTTTCCTGTACCTTGTTCTTGAACATGTAGCCTCTGTAACTGGGAGAAA GGTTCACTTTCAAGGGACTTTGAGGCCTGATGTGTCCCGGGGTCCTGCAGAAAGAAATCCTTCTCTGAGAGGGGGATGTACTTCGGGCCAAGAGGCTACCCAGCAGTCTTCAAAGCAGCCTTGGACGCACAG AGCCCATGCTTCTAACGAGATTGGCGACGTGGAGACGTTCTGTGTGTCCTCTGGTTCAGTTCCCATCAGAGGACGGAGAGGGCTGCCTCCGATGATTTGCTCGTGGGCAGGAGGGAGTGGCCTGGGGGAAACTGAAGCTTCATTGGCCCATCGGTCCTTCTCAATCTGGAAATTGGGTTCTTCCAT AGAGagaccagacacacacacagaggaaagatgtATGAGAAGAGGGccgtctgcaagccaaggagcGAGGTCGCAGAAGAAACCAAATCTACTGACCCCTAGATCTTGA
- the LOC115299173 gene encoding uncharacterized protein LOC115299173 isoform X4, which produces MCYGHRAGCWGYKQTEMRCRPCPQEIHPLVEERVKQVIVTMHAEKVKSRKRGLTRSQIFLYLVLEHVASVTGRKVHFQGTLRPDVSRGPAERNPSLRGGCTSGQEATQQSSKQPWTHRGNLNTQRETRHTHRGKMYEKRAVCKPRSEVAEETKSTDP; this is translated from the exons ATGTGTTATGGGCACCGAGCAGGGTGCTGGGGATATAAACAGACTGAGATGAGATGTAGACCCTGCCCTCAAGAAATCCACCCTTTAGTGGAGGAGAGAGTTAAACAGGTCATTGTGACCATGCATGCGGAAAAAGTAAAG TCCAGAAAGAGAGGCCTCACCAGAAGCCAAATTTTCCTGTACCTTGTTCTTGAACATGTAGCCTCTGTAACTGGGAGAAA GGTTCACTTTCAAGGGACTTTGAGGCCTGATGTGTCCCGGGGTCCTGCAGAAAGAAATCCTTCTCTGAGAGGGGGATGTACTTCGGGCCAAGAGGCTACCCAGCAGTCTTCAAAGCAGCCTTGGACGCACAG aggaaatttgaacaCTCAGAGAGagaccagacacacacacagaggaaagatgtATGAGAAGAGGGccgtctgcaagccaaggagcGAGGTCGCAGAAGAAACCAAATCTACTGACCCCTAG
- the LOC115299173 gene encoding uncharacterized protein LOC115299173 isoform X3 → MCYGHRAGCWGYKQTEMRCRPCPQEIHPLVEERVKQVIVTMHAEKVKSRKRGLTRSQIFLYLVLEHVASVTGRKVHFQGTLRPDVSRGPAERNPSLRGGCTSGQEATQQSSKQPWTHRRGNLNTQRETRHTHRGKMYEKRAVCKPRSEVAEETKSTDP, encoded by the exons ATGTGTTATGGGCACCGAGCAGGGTGCTGGGGATATAAACAGACTGAGATGAGATGTAGACCCTGCCCTCAAGAAATCCACCCTTTAGTGGAGGAGAGAGTTAAACAGGTCATTGTGACCATGCATGCGGAAAAAGTAAAG TCCAGAAAGAGAGGCCTCACCAGAAGCCAAATTTTCCTGTACCTTGTTCTTGAACATGTAGCCTCTGTAACTGGGAGAAA GGTTCACTTTCAAGGGACTTTGAGGCCTGATGTGTCCCGGGGTCCTGCAGAAAGAAATCCTTCTCTGAGAGGGGGATGTACTTCGGGCCAAGAGGCTACCCAGCAGTCTTCAAAGCAGCCTTGGACGCACAG aagaggaaatttgaacaCTCAGAGAGagaccagacacacacacagaggaaagatgtATGAGAAGAGGGccgtctgcaagccaaggagcGAGGTCGCAGAAGAAACCAAATCTACTGACCCCTAG
- the LOC115299173 gene encoding uncharacterized protein LOC115299173 isoform X1, with translation MCYGHRAGCWGYKQTEMRCRPCPQEIHPLVEERVKQVIVTMHAEKVKSRKRGLTRSQIFLYLVLEHVASVTGRKVHFQGTLRPDVSRGPAERNPSLRGGCTSGQEATQQSSKQPWTHRAHASNEIGDVETFCVSSGSVPIRGRRGLPPMICSWAGGSGLGETEASLAHRSFSIWKLGSSIRGNLNTQRETRHTHRGKMYEKRAVCKPRSEVAEETKSTDP, from the exons ATGTGTTATGGGCACCGAGCAGGGTGCTGGGGATATAAACAGACTGAGATGAGATGTAGACCCTGCCCTCAAGAAATCCACCCTTTAGTGGAGGAGAGAGTTAAACAGGTCATTGTGACCATGCATGCGGAAAAAGTAAAG TCCAGAAAGAGAGGCCTCACCAGAAGCCAAATTTTCCTGTACCTTGTTCTTGAACATGTAGCCTCTGTAACTGGGAGAAA GGTTCACTTTCAAGGGACTTTGAGGCCTGATGTGTCCCGGGGTCCTGCAGAAAGAAATCCTTCTCTGAGAGGGGGATGTACTTCGGGCCAAGAGGCTACCCAGCAGTCTTCAAAGCAGCCTTGGACGCACAG AGCCCATGCTTCTAACGAGATTGGCGACGTGGAGACGTTCTGTGTGTCCTCTGGTTCAGTTCCCATCAGAGGACGGAGAGGGCTGCCTCCGATGATTTGCTCGTGGGCAGGAGGGAGTGGCCTGGGGGAAACTGAAGCTTCATTGGCCCATCGGTCCTTCTCAATCTGGAAATTGGGTTCTTCCAT aagaggaaatttgaacaCTCAGAGAGagaccagacacacacacagaggaaagatgtATGAGAAGAGGGccgtctgcaagccaaggagcGAGGTCGCAGAAGAAACCAAATCTACTGACCCCTAG